The DNA sequence GATGGGTTCACCGGTTGGTCTGAGATACGTTCCCTGGTAAACGCTGGGTAGAAAGCCGGCGCCCCAGTTAAGACTGTGTCCTTTGGGGAGACCGCGTCCCAGGGGATCGGACATCACCACGAAGGCCGGCAGGCTGTCGCTTTCAGAACCGAGTCCGTAAGTGACCCAGGAACCGACACAGGGATGCCCCATTTTGGGGACGCCGCAATTCATCATGAACAGCGCGGGGCTGTGATTGTTTGATTCTGTATGCCCCGAGTGAATGAAGGCCATCTTGTCGACATGCTGAGAGAGGTGCGGGAAAATATCCGAGACCCATTTCCCAGATTCGCCATACTGTTTGAATTTGAAGGGGCTTTTCATTAGCGGTCCGACCGCGTTTTGAAAGAATCCGGTCTTGTTGTCAAACCCTTCCAGGGCCACACCATCCCGCTTTTCCAGTTCGGGTTTATAATCCCATGTATCGACCTGGCTCGGTCCACCATTGATAAACAGCCAGATGACCGCTTTGGCTTTCGCGGGCATATGGGGTTCTTTCGGTGCCAGCGGATTGTTGGGACGCACAGCCGGAGCAGCCTGGCTGGTTTCCAGAACTCCCTCCTGTTGCAGCAGGCTGAGCAGGCCCAGCGTACCGATGCCGCTGCCGGCCCGTTTGAGCAACTGTCGGCGGGCCAGTAACTGGTTGATTGATATGGTCGGCAGTTCTGTGATGGGTTGTGACATCCTGTTTCTCCGGGAGTATTCGATTGAGCTGTGTATTTAAAACTGGTCTCACAGAAAGTCGCGTTTAGTTGGGATAGATGAATTCATTGGTACTGAGCAACGCATGCGTGAAGTCGGTTAACGCCAGCAGTCGCGGTTCCGCTTGCTTTTCCGCGGTGTAGGACTGCTGATGCTGTTTGATAAACTCGACTGAGATCGCCGTTTCACTGGCGGTCGGCTGACGTCCCAATGCGATCTGGTAGGCATCAGTGACTGCCTGTTCCAGCGAGTCCGGCTGCTGCTGCTGGATGCGCTTGGCGAAGGACTTCGCACTCTCGCGGATAAAGTCGGCATTCATGAACAGCAGGGCCTGCGGGGCGATAGTGGTACTTGATCGTTGACCGATGCTGACCAGTGCTTCCGGGGCATCAAAGAGTTGCATCATCGGAATCAGCTGACTCCGTTTGATTTTGAAATAGATGCTCCGACGCTGGTTATCGGTCTTCAGTGAACCGGGGCCGTACATGGTTGTATCCAGACGATCGCCGACATACAGAATCGAATCACGAATGGCTTCCCCTTCAAGACGTTGAGGCGTGCGTCGCCAGTGCAGCTTGTTTTCGGGATCCAGCTTTGCCTTGTCTGCATCGAAGTCGGTCGACTGTCGATACGTAGCACTGAGCATGATCTCTTTATGCAACGGCTTGAGGTGCCACTGGTGTTTGATGAGCTGGTTCGCCAGGAAGTCGAGCAGCTCCGGATGTGTGGGGCGTTCTCCCTGCAGCCCGAAGTCGTTTGGTGTGCTGACGATGCCGGCTCCCATGTGATGCTGCCAGAGTCGGTTCACCAGCACTCGAGCCAGCAGAGCCCCGGCACCCTGATTGGTATCGGTCATCCAGTTGGCCAGTGAGGTGCGTCGATACGAGGTGGTCGCTGATTGCGGAGGTTCTTCAATCCACTTCTGTTCCTGCTTTGGGTTTCGCATCAGTACCTGCAAGAAGCCCTGTTCGGCGACTTTCCCCTTTTGATCGGTGTCACCCCGCGTGAGGTAGTATGTAACGTCGAAGAAGTCTTTTCCCTGGGTGTGGTGCCGAACCGGTTTGATTTCAGGACCTTCACTACAAATCATGACTTTCGTCAACGCGGGCTGTGGTTCTGTTTTCAGGTGCTGTTCGACCTTGCCGGACAATGCGACCCACTCCGAATCCTGTTTGCGATAGTAGCGCTTGAGAATCTGTTTTAGTCCTGCATTCAGCTTTTTCTGGTCTCCCTGCTCTACTAACTGCAGGGCCTGGGCCAGCTGTTCGGGACTGCCGGTTCCCGTTTTGACAGGAGGAGCACTCGCGCTGCTGACCGAGAATCGCGGGTGTCCAATGCTGTGGTTCACATTGTTGGTGAATGACATGGTGATTGTCAGCTCGGTTTCGCCTGTGAACTCCAGCGGCTTTTCCAGGTCAAAGACAATTGCCTGATCCTTGCCGATTCCGCCCAGGTCAACGGCCCAGCCGGATCCGTATTGACCATCGATGGCACTGGCTGCAGAGAGCGTGGTCTTGTTCTGCTCGTGCGTCGCACGAGCGTTGGTCAGCTTCAGGTCCTGGCTCTTCGCCTCTTTCTCATTCAGTGATTTGGCTTTGACCTTAAATGCGGTTAGCGAAAAATTGCCGTTCACCGCGCGACCGGGTCCCTGGTGGGGCAGGCTGCGATGCGTCAATGTTTCCAGGCGAATGGAACGCAGGGGACTCACACTGGTTTTCAGACGGAATGTGTAGTGATCCTGGTTGATGTTCGGGCCACTGACCAGGATCGAGCCATCTTCGAGTTTTTCAAAGCGGGCTTTCCCCTTAGATGAATGGCTGGTGACTTCGGGGACAATCCACTGATCCAACTGACTCCGATCGACTTTACCCTGCGTGAACCACTGTTCGAACTGCGGGTTGAGCTGATTCGCTTCATAGTCGCCTAAGGCTTTCACCAGCGGCGCGTGTGCCTGGTCAAAGGCGGCTTTCTCCCGCTGATATTTTTCGGGATCGAGATCGATTTCAATCTCGGTGCGGACGGTCGTGGTGAATGTCGAGAGCATCCGGTAGTAATCGCGGGTAGGGATGGGGTCAAACTTATGATCATGGCAGCGGGCACAGCCGACGCTCAGGCCCAGCATGGCCAGACCGGTGGTATTGAGCATGTCGTCCAATGCATCATAGCGGGTGCGTTCCACTTCATTGGCCGTGATCTGGGTTGGAAATACACCTGCGCCCAGAAAGCCGGTCGCCATTAGTGCCAGCGGATTTTCGGGAGCGATTTCATCCCCCGCCAACTGCCAGCGGACAAACTGATCGTAAGGCATGTCCTGGTTAAGGGCTTTGATGACGAAATCGCGGTAGTGATAAGCATAGTTACGGTCATAGTCGTGTTCGAAACCATGGCTCTCCGCGAAACGGGCGATGTCGAGCCAGTGTCGCGCCCAGCGTTCCCCGTAGCGGGGGCTGGCCAAAAGCCGATCGATCAGTTTTTCATAGGCGTCGGGACTCTGATCTGCCAGGAATTCTTCGATTTCCGCAGGTGTGGGGGGCAGGCCGATCAGGTCGAAATAAGCACGACGTATATAGGTTCGTTTGCTGACCTCGGCATTGGGGGTTAAACCTTGGGGTTGCTGGGCAGCGAGGATGAACTGATCGATCTCATTGCGGGCCCAGTCGTTGGATTTCACTGACGGGACAGCAGGTTGACTCAGCGGTTGAAACGACCAGAACTTGCGATCATCGTCTGTTACTGCGAGTGGGCCGGCTTCTGCTTTGTCGCCTGTGGCCAGGGGTTTGTCGTAGGGGGCCCCCAGGTCGATCCATTTAGAGAGGCTGGCAATCTCTTTGTCGCTGAGCTTCTTCTCCTTGAGCGGCATGTAGGGCTCTTCGCGGTGTTCGACCAGCGCCATCAGGTAGCTCTCTTTGCCAGTCTTTTCAATCATACCGCTGTCGAGCAGCTTCTTACGGGTGGAGAGGTCAAAGTCTCCTTTGACAGACTGGCCTCCATGACATTTCAGGCATTTTGCATCCAGCAGGGGGCGGACTTCCTTCTTGAACAGTTCCAGTCCCTGCTGCATTCGTTTCGCATGGTCTGCCGGAAGAGCCGGTTTCTTTTCGGCGGCGGTCAGTGCGCTGCTGGACAGGCTGGCGATTAACAACATGAGCGCGATCGTAAAATTTCGCATCAATGCCTCTTCGTCTGGAAGTTTCAGCGGGAATGAAGTTCTGGTATGTCAGGTCTCTTTAACTATGTCACAAAAGTGGAGCCGGGAAATCAATTACAAACCTGGTTTTCCGGCCTGGTAAAGTCTGGAAATCTCGTCTGAGGAAAGTGCCCGGCCAAACAGGGCAAACTCATCCAGGCGGCCATTCAGACTGCGAATGCTGTGTGCGCCTGAGTGATTCTGTGGACGCCAGTTTCCGATTTCCGCAGGTCCAATGACCAGCGGGACCGGTTTCTCAATTTTATGATGACTGACGGGAACGCCGTCCAGGTAATGTACGACCTCCCGCTTTTGCTGATCGTAAACCGTGACCAGGAAAATCCAGCGGCCCAGGTCGGTGGGCTGCAGGACGACGGGGGAGAAAAAGTTCTTCACCTCGCCGGTATTCACGCCGAGGATGATCTCCCCTTTGTCACTTAGCTGCCAGTGGGGATTTCCGGGTTTGAAGCCATCAGTCAGCATC is a window from the Gimesia benthica genome containing:
- a CDS encoding DUF1549 domain-containing protein, with amino-acid sequence MRNFTIALMLLIASLSSSALTAAEKKPALPADHAKRMQQGLELFKKEVRPLLDAKCLKCHGGQSVKGDFDLSTRKKLLDSGMIEKTGKESYLMALVEHREEPYMPLKEKKLSDKEIASLSKWIDLGAPYDKPLATGDKAEAGPLAVTDDDRKFWSFQPLSQPAVPSVKSNDWARNEIDQFILAAQQPQGLTPNAEVSKRTYIRRAYFDLIGLPPTPAEIEEFLADQSPDAYEKLIDRLLASPRYGERWARHWLDIARFAESHGFEHDYDRNYAYHYRDFVIKALNQDMPYDQFVRWQLAGDEIAPENPLALMATGFLGAGVFPTQITANEVERTRYDALDDMLNTTGLAMLGLSVGCARCHDHKFDPIPTRDYYRMLSTFTTTVRTEIEIDLDPEKYQREKAAFDQAHAPLVKALGDYEANQLNPQFEQWFTQGKVDRSQLDQWIVPEVTSHSSKGKARFEKLEDGSILVSGPNINQDHYTFRLKTSVSPLRSIRLETLTHRSLPHQGPGRAVNGNFSLTAFKVKAKSLNEKEAKSQDLKLTNARATHEQNKTTLSAASAIDGQYGSGWAVDLGGIGKDQAIVFDLEKPLEFTGETELTITMSFTNNVNHSIGHPRFSVSSASAPPVKTGTGSPEQLAQALQLVEQGDQKKLNAGLKQILKRYYRKQDSEWVALSGKVEQHLKTEPQPALTKVMICSEGPEIKPVRHHTQGKDFFDVTYYLTRGDTDQKGKVAEQGFLQVLMRNPKQEQKWIEEPPQSATTSYRRTSLANWMTDTNQGAGALLARVLVNRLWQHHMGAGIVSTPNDFGLQGERPTHPELLDFLANQLIKHQWHLKPLHKEIMLSATYRQSTDFDADKAKLDPENKLHWRRTPQRLEGEAIRDSILYVGDRLDTTMYGPGSLKTDNQRRSIYFKIKRSQLIPMMQLFDAPEALVSIGQRSSTTIAPQALLFMNADFIRESAKSFAKRIQQQQPDSLEQAVTDAYQIALGRQPTASETAISVEFIKQHQQSYTAEKQAEPRLLALTDFTHALLSTNEFIYPN